The Persephonella atlantica genome includes a window with the following:
- the rplS gene encoding 50S ribosomal protein L19, protein MHQLIQEIEKQYMPADFPEFRVGDTVKVHVKVKERNKERIQVFEGVVIRIKGSGTGKSFTVRKESYGVGIERTFPFACPSIDKIELSKRGKVRRAKLYYLRERRGKAAKIREIKEWELRKRAQESAAAKENQ, encoded by the coding sequence ATGCATCAGCTGATACAAGAAATAGAAAAACAGTACATGCCAGCAGATTTTCCAGAGTTCAGGGTTGGTGATACTGTAAAAGTTCATGTAAAGGTGAAAGAGAGGAACAAAGAGAGAATACAGGTTTTTGAAGGTGTTGTTATCAGAATCAAAGGTAGTGGAACAGGGAAGTCTTTTACTGTAAGGAAAGAGTCTTACGGTGTAGGAATTGAAAGAACTTTTCCATTTGCATGCCCATCAATAGACAAAATAGAGCTGTCCAAGAGAGGTAAAGTCAGAAGGGCTAAACTTTACTACCTCAGAGAAAGAAGAGGAAAAGCTGCTAAAATCAGAGAAATCAAAGAGTGGGAGCTCAGAAAAAGGGCTCAAGAATCTGCAGCAGCAAAAGAAAACCAGTAA
- a CDS encoding ribonuclease HII — protein sequence MQQQKKTSKCMLEIEKSLYSKGYSKIVGIDEAGRGPLAGPVVAAAVIFPIDIKPFIFRDSKKLSPKERERLFHQIKENAVSVGIGIVDSTVIDRINIYNATKLAMERALEDLKTDYDYIITDYVRFDPYPHISVKKADEKSLSVAAASIIAKVIRDRIMEEFSKVYPHSFDRHKGYPTKLHREEIMKYGLTPIHRKSFNTGIQHRLEL from the coding sequence CTGCAGCAGCAAAAGAAAACCAGTAAATGTATGCTTGAGATTGAAAAATCTCTCTACAGCAAAGGATACAGCAAGATTGTTGGTATTGATGAAGCAGGAAGGGGGCCCCTTGCGGGTCCTGTAGTTGCTGCTGCTGTCATATTTCCTATAGACATAAAGCCATTCATATTTAGAGACTCAAAAAAGCTTTCTCCAAAAGAAAGAGAAAGACTGTTCCACCAGATTAAAGAGAATGCCGTATCTGTTGGTATCGGTATCGTTGACAGCACAGTTATTGACAGGATAAACATTTACAATGCAACAAAATTGGCAATGGAAAGAGCCCTTGAAGACCTGAAAACAGACTACGACTATATTATTACCGATTACGTCAGATTTGACCCTTACCCCCACATATCAGTGAAAAAAGCTGACGAAAAAAGTCTGTCTGTTGCTGCAGCATCAATCATAGCAAAAGTGATAAGAGACAGGATAATGGAAGAGTTTTCCAAGGTATATCCCCACTCTTTTGACAGACACAAAGGATATCCAACAAAGCTCCACAGAGAAGAGATTATGAAATACGGCCTTACACCTATCCACAGAAAAAGTTTTAATACAGGTATCCAGCACAGGCTTGAGCTATGA
- a CDS encoding 6-carboxyhexanoate--CoA ligase yields MKLFSVKGRSSLNGKHQSGAERIASEKELDKVLTQINKKITRKPFDYLSIKVSIIKKQPPVIKTLKIVEIIADSVEEATQKAVELLHSATGLSEKKIKKLIKTVHTGASPDGNNMRGAMIVNQKGERIELDPFRGVRTTEVDFIDRDKVLQKLKTKGYTERTLDALAISSKNMSHPDMLAEFCISDEPDYLTGYIATKGCYYRLTPLKEKGNPKGGRIYFVKDGVNIENLYNYLEKEAVLIEYTDTD; encoded by the coding sequence ATGAAACTGTTCAGTGTAAAAGGCAGAAGTTCCCTAAATGGAAAACATCAATCGGGAGCTGAAAGGATAGCCTCTGAAAAAGAGTTAGACAAAGTTTTAACCCAGATAAATAAAAAAATAACAAGAAAACCTTTTGATTATCTTTCCATAAAAGTCAGTATTATCAAAAAACAGCCTCCCGTTATAAAAACTCTTAAGATTGTTGAAATAATTGCAGATAGTGTGGAAGAAGCAACACAAAAAGCCGTAGAGCTTTTACATTCAGCAACAGGACTGTCAGAGAAAAAGATTAAAAAGCTGATTAAAACAGTTCACACAGGAGCTTCTCCTGACGGAAATAACATGAGGGGAGCAATGATAGTAAACCAGAAAGGTGAAAGGATAGAGTTAGACCCATTCAGAGGAGTCAGAACAACAGAAGTGGATTTTATAGATAGAGATAAAGTATTACAGAAACTAAAAACAAAGGGTTATACAGAAAGAACGTTAGATGCCCTTGCTATATCTTCAAAAAATATGAGCCATCCAGACATGTTAGCTGAGTTCTGCATCTCTGACGAACCAGATTATCTGACTGGATACATCGCCACAAAAGGCTGTTACTACAGATTAACCCCTCTAAAAGAGAAAGGAAACCCCAAAGGAGGAAGAATATACTTTGTGAAAGATGGTGTAAACATAGAAAACCTTTACAACTACTTAGAAAAAGAGGCAGTGCTGATTGAATACACAGACACTGATTGA
- a CDS encoding alpha/beta fold hydrolase — MRCLKIKKIFIHGWSFSSQIWKNLYNAENSIFLDLPFHGSNRDYTDSQILEKFSSDVLQTIEQSQEEVSLIGWSLGATVCVLTALKKPKKLKKIILVGFSPKFMDRKLGHNPVFVKAFFLALKTDFKDTVLNFRKLATGKKFSDIPLPQKEGSIKLLREFVNLDLTDSLSQIDIPVYLIHGKKDRVINYQASVFASQQFKNARLILTEDNHAPFLKNSELIARLV, encoded by the coding sequence TTGAGGTGTTTAAAGATTAAAAAAATATTTATTCATGGATGGAGTTTTTCTTCCCAGATATGGAAAAATCTGTATAATGCTGAAAACAGCATATTTTTAGACCTTCCATTTCACGGCAGTAACAGAGACTACACAGACAGTCAGATTTTAGAAAAGTTCAGCAGTGACGTTTTACAGACAATAGAGCAGTCACAAGAGGAGGTGTCTTTAATTGGCTGGTCTTTGGGAGCTACTGTCTGCGTTCTTACTGCACTGAAAAAACCCAAAAAACTGAAAAAAATAATCCTTGTGGGATTTTCCCCAAAATTTATGGACAGGAAGTTAGGGCACAACCCTGTTTTTGTGAAAGCTTTTTTCCTTGCTCTAAAAACAGACTTTAAAGATACAGTTTTAAACTTCAGAAAACTGGCTACCGGAAAGAAGTTTTCAGATATTCCTCTTCCACAAAAAGAAGGTAGCATAAAACTCCTCAGAGAATTTGTAAACCTTGATCTGACAGACAGTCTATCTCAGATAGATATTCCTGTTTACCTGATACACGGGAAAAAGGACAGAGTAATAAACTATCAGGCAAGTGTTTTTGCATCACAGCAGTTTAAAAATGCCCGATTAATACTGACAGAAGACAACCACGCACCTTTTTTAAAAAACAGTGAGCTAATCGCCAGACTGGTATAA